From the genome of Streptococcus lutetiensis, one region includes:
- a CDS encoding Crp/Fnr family transcriptional regulator, with protein sequence MTFVTTKEVCVSLEKYIQDYQLEKIFPRHYFDKLQVRELVAGDAICHQGEALTALSYFAKGKLKIVRRLFNGKEHILDIKEKTTLIGDIELLTDQPIVSSVVALEDTLVIQLPLTGIREELLADNDLLLNLSRGLAQSLYEQNIRASTNLNYTLKERLATHILAIEDKGVFKLELTSLADSFSVSYRHLLRVIHEFIDSGIIEKRRPYYYIKDMKKLINLKITN encoded by the coding sequence ATGACTTTTGTCACAACAAAGGAGGTCTGTGTGTCTTTAGAAAAATATATCCAAGACTATCAGCTTGAAAAAATCTTTCCTAGACATTATTTTGATAAATTGCAAGTCCGTGAACTAGTTGCTGGAGATGCGATTTGTCACCAAGGAGAAGCCTTAACAGCACTCTCTTATTTTGCAAAGGGAAAATTAAAAATTGTTCGTCGCTTATTTAACGGAAAAGAGCATATTTTAGATATCAAAGAAAAAACAACACTTATCGGAGATATTGAATTATTAACTGATCAGCCAATTGTGTCTTCAGTTGTTGCTCTTGAGGATACCTTAGTCATCCAACTCCCTTTAACTGGGATTCGCGAGGAATTATTAGCGGATAATGATTTGCTTCTAAATCTCAGTAGAGGGCTCGCTCAATCACTTTATGAGCAAAATATTCGCGCTTCTACCAATTTGAATTACACACTTAAAGAACGTCTAGCCACTCACATCTTGGCGATTGAAGACAAAGGCGTCTTCAAATTAGAATTAACCAGTCTTGCTGATTCATTTAGCGTCAGCTATCGTCACTTACTTCGCGTGATTCACGAATTCATCGATTCAGGAATCATCGAAAAACGTCGCCCCTATTATTATATCAAAGATATGAAGAAACTTATCAACTTGAAGATTACTAACTAA
- a CDS encoding MFS transporter, producing the protein MKTFLEKFSLLSLSLMLVSTLSPSTALPQMITTFHQQGYAASQVEFLFSLSSFAILAMLLLNPIIERLISERLSIILGLLLIAFGGSMPVVFQTYSLVFVSRILLGIGIGLINSRAISIISETYAGREQAQMLGLRGSFEIIGNALLTMIVGFIVVIGWSWTFSVYLFALPILAVYLVFAPKPKVEVAEVQQDEARAKFKKEDILYIVGLSLLAGFVININSANSLRIPVIVDQLHLGSPRQASLILSGMMLMGILSGICFEGLLGRFSKNLITISMIPFALGLFMVGFANNLWVMLIGAMLSGFWYSIVVTCVFSDVSTNVSPQLIGNATTLILIFCNLGGASAAIVLNLFSKFSPQPGFAFVIYAIISLVICLGLIIKTRFSKKN; encoded by the coding sequence ATGAAAACATTTTTGGAGAAATTTAGTCTCCTATCTCTATCTTTGATGCTGGTCTCGACGTTATCTCCGTCGACAGCATTACCCCAAATGATTACAACATTTCATCAACAAGGATACGCTGCTAGTCAGGTGGAATTTCTATTTTCACTATCATCTTTTGCGATTCTTGCCATGTTGTTACTAAATCCAATTATCGAACGTCTAATCTCTGAACGTCTCAGTATCATCTTAGGTCTTCTTTTGATTGCCTTTGGTGGTAGCATGCCAGTCGTTTTTCAGACTTATTCATTAGTTTTTGTATCACGTATTTTGCTTGGTATCGGAATTGGTTTGATTAATTCTCGTGCCATCAGTATTATCAGTGAGACTTATGCTGGACGTGAACAAGCTCAGATGCTTGGGCTTCGTGGTTCCTTTGAAATTATTGGTAATGCTTTATTGACCATGATTGTTGGTTTCATTGTTGTTATTGGTTGGTCATGGACATTCAGTGTTTACTTATTTGCTTTGCCGATTCTTGCTGTTTACCTTGTTTTTGCACCAAAACCTAAGGTTGAAGTGGCAGAAGTCCAACAAGATGAGGCTCGTGCTAAATTTAAAAAAGAAGATATCTTGTATATCGTCGGACTATCTTTATTGGCAGGTTTTGTTATTAATATCAATAGTGCTAACAGTTTACGCATTCCAGTTATTGTTGACCAATTACATCTTGGAAGTCCTCGTCAAGCAAGCTTAATCTTGAGTGGTATGATGCTTATGGGAATTCTTTCAGGAATTTGTTTTGAAGGTTTGCTTGGACGCTTTAGTAAAAACTTGATTACTATCTCAATGATTCCATTTGCTCTTGGACTATTTATGGTAGGTTTTGCTAATAATCTTTGGGTGATGCTAATCGGTGCAATGCTGTCAGGTTTCTGGTACAGTATTGTAGTTACCTGCGTCTTTAGTGATGTTTCAACTAACGTTTCACCGCAATTAATTGGAAATGCGACTACGCTTATCTTGATTTTCTGTAATCTTGGTGGGGCAAGCGCAGCAATTGTTTTGAACCTCTTCTCAAAATTTAGCCCACAACCAGGCTTTGCCTTTGTTATTTACGCTATTATCAGCTTGGTTATTTGCCTAGGTTTGATTATTAAAACACGTTTTTCAAAGAAAAATTAA
- the rpsO gene encoding 30S ribosomal protein S15: protein MAISKEKKNEIIAQYARHEGDTGSVEVQVAVLTWEINHLNEHIKQHKKDHATYRGLMKKIGHRRNLLAYLRRTDVNRYRELIASLGLRR, encoded by the coding sequence ATGGCAATCTCAAAAGAGAAAAAAAATGAAATCATCGCTCAATACGCACGTCACGAAGGTGACACAGGTTCAGTTGAAGTTCAAGTAGCTGTTCTTACTTGGGAAATCAACCACCTTAACGAACACATTAAACAACACAAAAAAGACCACGCTACTTACCGTGGATTGATGAAAAAAATCGGTCACCGTCGTAACTTGTTGGCATACCTTCGCCGCACAGACGTTAACCGTTACCGCGAATTGATCGCATCGCTTGGTCTTCGTCGTTAA
- the adhE gene encoding bifunctional acetaldehyde-CoA/alcohol dehydrogenase has product MAKATNADVKNNELIAEELAQQYTGALVEKALEAERVYATYSQEQVDNIVAAMALAGSEASLELAKEAHTETGRGVVEDKDIKNHFATEYVYERIKNEKTVGIIGEDKVSGSIQIAAPLGVLAGIVPTTNPTSTTMFKILVALKTRNAIVFAFHPQAQNCSAHAAQILYDAAIKAGAPENIVQWIETPSLANTSALIQNPKIASILATGGPGMVNAALKSGNPSMGVGAGNGAIYVDATAHVDRAVEDLLLSKRFDNGMICATENSAVVEAPIYDEWLQKMQDKGAYLVPEKDYKKLEDFVFNDRHGVNGPVAGMPARWICEQAGVKLPEGKDVLLFELDKKNIGEKLSSEKLSPLLSVYKAKDRAEGVEIVEALLDYQGAGHNAGIQIGSQADPFVAEYGDAVKASRVLVNQPDSVGGIGDIYTDALKASLTLGTGSWGKNSLSHNLSTGDLLNVKTVAKRRNRPQWIRLPEKTYYEKNAISYLQDEYEPMQRALIVADPGMVQFGFVDTVLAQLALRDEKVATSIYGTIKPDPTLGQTIEIAKQMRDFKPDTVIAVGGGSALDAAKIARYIYEYSLDQEADFLDSYENVSELFLRLQQKFIDIRKRIVKFKHQTATRLFCIPTTSGTGSEVTPYAVITDDHTHVKYPLTDYELTPQVAIVDPEFVMTVPKRTVALSGLDTLSHALEAYVSVMASDLTRPWSLEAIKLVIENLEDSYNYDPKHPTLRGEQARENMHYAATLAGMAFSNAFLGINHSIAHKTGGEFGLPHGLAISIAMQHVIRYNGVAGNVKRSVFPRYEEYRAQRDYADIARSLDLKGKDDAALVEALCERIDALMKAVDVDPRLSANGVTKEAFDAAVDKLASLAYDDQCTPANPRQPYISELKQLLIDMF; this is encoded by the coding sequence ATGGCTAAAGCAACAAATGCAGATGTAAAGAATAACGAGTTGATCGCAGAAGAATTGGCTCAACAGTACACTGGAGCTCTTGTCGAAAAAGCTCTTGAAGCTGAACGTGTTTATGCAACTTATTCACAAGAACAAGTTGATAACATTGTCGCAGCGATGGCTCTTGCAGGTTCAGAAGCTTCGCTTGAATTAGCAAAAGAAGCTCATACAGAAACTGGTCGTGGTGTCGTTGAAGATAAAGATATTAAGAACCACTTCGCTACTGAGTATGTTTATGAACGTATTAAAAATGAAAAAACAGTAGGTATCATTGGGGAAGATAAGGTTTCAGGAAGTATCCAAATCGCAGCACCTCTTGGTGTTTTGGCTGGTATTGTTCCAACAACAAACCCAACTTCAACAACAATGTTCAAGATTTTGGTGGCTCTTAAAACACGTAATGCGATTGTCTTTGCCTTCCACCCACAAGCGCAAAACTGTTCAGCACATGCTGCACAAATTCTTTATGATGCAGCGATTAAAGCCGGTGCTCCAGAAAACATTGTTCAATGGATTGAAACACCATCTCTTGCAAATACATCAGCGCTTATCCAAAATCCGAAGATTGCTTCTATTTTGGCAACTGGTGGACCTGGTATGGTAAATGCCGCTCTTAAATCAGGTAACCCATCAATGGGTGTTGGTGCTGGTAATGGTGCTATCTACGTTGATGCAACAGCACACGTTGATCGCGCTGTTGAAGACTTGTTGTTATCAAAACGTTTTGATAATGGTATGATTTGTGCCACTGAAAACTCTGCAGTTGTTGAAGCACCGATTTATGACGAATGGCTTCAAAAAATGCAAGATAAAGGTGCCTACCTTGTGCCTGAGAAGGACTATAAAAAACTCGAAGATTTTGTCTTTAATGACAGACACGGTGTTAATGGTCCAGTTGCTGGTATGCCAGCTCGCTGGATTTGTGAACAAGCCGGTGTGAAATTGCCAGAAGGAAAAGATGTTCTCTTGTTTGAACTTGATAAAAAAAATATCGGTGAAAAACTATCTTCTGAAAAACTTTCTCCACTCCTTTCGGTTTACAAAGCTAAAGATCGTGCTGAAGGTGTTGAAATTGTTGAAGCACTTCTTGACTATCAAGGTGCAGGACACAATGCTGGTATTCAAATAGGTTCTCAGGCAGACCCATTTGTTGCTGAATATGGCGACGCTGTGAAAGCATCACGTGTCTTGGTTAACCAACCAGATTCAGTCGGAGGTATCGGTGATATTTACACAGATGCACTTAAAGCTAGCTTAACACTTGGAACAGGATCATGGGGGAAAAATTCATTGTCACACAATCTTTCAACTGGCGATCTCTTAAATGTTAAGACAGTTGCCAAACGTCGCAACCGTCCTCAATGGATTCGCCTGCCAGAAAAAACATACTATGAAAAAAATGCTATCTCTTACTTGCAAGATGAATACGAACCGATGCAACGTGCTTTGATCGTTGCTGACCCAGGAATGGTTCAATTTGGTTTTGTTGATACTGTTCTTGCTCAATTAGCATTGCGTGATGAAAAAGTTGCAACATCAATTTACGGTACTATCAAACCAGACCCAACACTTGGTCAAACGATTGAAATTGCCAAACAAATGCGTGATTTCAAACCTGATACAGTTATTGCAGTCGGTGGTGGTTCTGCCCTTGATGCGGCTAAGATTGCACGTTACATCTACGAATACTCACTTGATCAAGAAGCTGATTTCCTTGATAGCTACGAAAATGTCAGCGAACTCTTCTTACGTTTGCAACAAAAATTCATCGATATCCGTAAACGTATCGTGAAATTCAAACACCAAACAGCAACACGTCTCTTCTGTATTCCAACAACATCTGGTACAGGTTCAGAAGTTACACCATACGCTGTTATTACTGATGACCATACTCACGTTAAGTATCCTTTGACTGACTATGAATTGACTCCACAAGTTGCCATTGTTGACCCAGAATTTGTTATGACAGTGCCAAAACGTACAGTAGCTCTTTCTGGTCTTGATACTTTGTCACATGCCCTTGAAGCTTATGTTTCAGTTATGGCATCTGATTTGACTCGCCCATGGTCACTTGAAGCCATTAAGCTGGTTATTGAAAACTTGGAAGATTCATATAACTATGATCCTAAACACCCAACACTTCGTGGTGAACAAGCACGTGAAAACATGCACTACGCAGCAACTCTTGCTGGTATGGCCTTCTCAAATGCTTTCTTGGGTATCAACCACTCAATCGCACACAAAACTGGTGGTGAATTTGGTCTTCCACATGGTCTAGCTATCTCAATCGCTATGCAACACGTTATTCGTTACAATGGTGTGGCTGGAAATGTAAAACGTTCAGTCTTCCCACGTTATGAAGAATATCGTGCACAACGTGACTACGCTGATATTGCTCGTAGTCTTGATCTTAAAGGTAAAGATGATGCAGCATTGGTTGAAGCACTTTGCGAACGTATTGATGCTTTGATGAAAGCAGTTGATGTTGACCCTCGTCTTTCTGCAAATGGTGTTACGAAAGAGGCCTTTGACGCAGCTGTGGATAAATTGGCATCACTTGCTTACGATGATCAATGTACACCAGCAAATCCACGTCAACCATACATTTCAGAATTGAAACAATTGTTGATTGATATGTTCTAA
- a CDS encoding GlsB/YeaQ/YmgE family stress response membrane protein — protein MVGSLIVGALIGMMAGAITKKGESMGCVYNIFAGLVGSFVGQSLFGYWGPTLADMAILPSVLGAIIVIAVVDLFFG, from the coding sequence ATGGTTGGATCATTAATTGTTGGTGCGCTTATTGGGATGATGGCCGGTGCTATCACGAAAAAAGGTGAGTCAATGGGCTGTGTTTATAATATTTTTGCAGGTCTTGTTGGTTCATTCGTTGGGCAAAGTTTATTTGGATATTGGGGACCGACTTTAGCAGATATGGCAATTTTACCTTCTGTTTTGGGAGCTATTATTGTCATTGCTGTAGTTGATTTATTTTTTGGATAA
- the pnp gene encoding polyribonucleotide nucleotidyltransferase gives MSKQTFETTFAGRPLVVEIGQVAKQANGAAVIRYGESTVLSAAVMSKKMSTGDFFPLQVNYEEKMYAAGKFPGGFNKREGRPTTDATLTARLIDRPIRPMFAEGFRNEVQVINTVLSYDEDSSAPMAAMFGSSLALSISDIPFNGPIAGVQVAYIDGEFIINPSAEQKEASLLELTVAGTKEAINMVESGAKELSEDIMLEALLKGHEAVQELIAFQEEIVAAVGKEKAEVELLQVDPGLQAEIITAYNADLQKAVQVEEKKTREAATEAVKEEVTAVYEERYADDENYETIMRDVAEILEQMEHAEVRRLITEDKIRPDGRRVDEIRPLDAEIDFLPKIHGSGLFTRGQTQALSVLTLAPMGETQIVDGLGAEYKKRFLHHYNFPQFSVGETGRYGAPGRREIGHGALGERALAQVLPSLEEFPYAIRLVAEVLESNGSSSQASICAGTLALMAGGVPIKAPVAGIAMGLISDGSNYTILTDIQGLEDHFGDMDFKVAGTREGITALQMDIKIEGITPQILKEALAQAKKARFEILDLIEATIPAPRTHLAPTAPKIDTIKIDVDKIKVVIGKGGETIDKIIEETGVKIDIDDEGNVSIYSSDQAAIDRAKEIIAGLVREAKVGEVYHAKVVRIEKFGAFVNLFDKTDALVHISEIAWTRTANVSDVLEVGDEVDVKVIKVDDKGRVDASMKALLPRPPRAEKHEKEHKGHSPFGGHLRDNKEKHDKID, from the coding sequence ATGTCAAAACAAACTTTTGAAACGACTTTTGCTGGTCGTCCACTTGTTGTTGAAATTGGTCAAGTTGCTAAACAAGCTAATGGCGCTGCAGTGATTCGCTACGGTGAATCAACTGTTCTTAGTGCAGCTGTTATGTCTAAAAAAATGTCAACTGGTGACTTCTTCCCGCTTCAAGTAAATTACGAAGAAAAAATGTACGCTGCTGGAAAATTCCCTGGTGGTTTCAACAAACGTGAAGGTCGTCCAACAACTGATGCGACTTTAACAGCGCGTTTGATTGACCGTCCAATTCGTCCAATGTTTGCTGAAGGCTTCCGTAACGAAGTTCAAGTGATTAACACTGTTCTTTCTTATGATGAAGACTCTAGCGCACCAATGGCAGCCATGTTTGGTAGCTCACTGGCTTTGTCAATTTCAGACATTCCATTTAACGGACCTATCGCTGGTGTTCAAGTGGCTTACATCGATGGTGAATTCATCATTAATCCATCAGCTGAACAAAAAGAAGCTTCACTTCTTGAATTAACTGTTGCCGGTACAAAAGAAGCTATCAACATGGTTGAATCTGGTGCTAAAGAATTGTCAGAAGATATCATGCTTGAAGCTCTTCTTAAAGGACATGAAGCAGTTCAAGAATTGATTGCCTTCCAGGAAGAAATTGTGGCTGCTGTTGGTAAAGAAAAAGCAGAAGTTGAATTGCTTCAAGTTGACCCAGGATTGCAAGCTGAAATCATTACAGCTTACAATGCGGACCTTCAAAAAGCTGTTCAAGTCGAAGAGAAAAAAACGCGTGAAGCAGCAACAGAAGCTGTCAAAGAAGAAGTAACTGCTGTTTACGAAGAACGCTACGCCGATGATGAAAACTATGAAACAATCATGCGTGATGTGGCTGAAATTCTTGAACAAATGGAACACGCTGAAGTCCGTCGCTTGATTACAGAAGATAAAATCCGTCCTGATGGTCGTCGTGTTGACGAAATTCGTCCATTGGATGCTGAAATTGATTTCTTGCCAAAAATTCACGGTTCAGGTCTATTTACACGTGGACAAACTCAAGCCTTGTCAGTTTTGACACTTGCTCCAATGGGTGAAACACAAATCGTTGATGGACTTGGTGCTGAGTACAAGAAACGTTTCTTGCACCACTACAATTTCCCACAATTCTCTGTTGGTGAAACTGGACGTTACGGTGCGCCAGGCCGTCGTGAAATTGGTCACGGTGCTCTCGGTGAACGTGCTCTTGCGCAAGTTCTTCCAAGCCTTGAAGAATTCCCGTATGCTATCCGTCTTGTAGCTGAAGTTTTGGAATCAAACGGTTCATCTTCACAAGCTTCAATCTGCGCAGGTACCCTTGCGCTTATGGCTGGTGGTGTGCCAATTAAAGCACCTGTTGCTGGTATCGCTATGGGATTGATTTCAGACGGTAGCAACTACACAATCTTGACAGATATCCAAGGCCTTGAAGACCACTTTGGTGACATGGACTTTAAGGTTGCAGGTACTCGTGAAGGTATCACAGCCCTTCAAATGGATATCAAGATTGAAGGTATCACACCACAAATCTTGAAAGAAGCTCTTGCTCAAGCTAAGAAAGCACGCTTTGAAATCCTTGATTTGATTGAAGCAACTATCCCAGCACCTCGTACTCACTTGGCACCAACAGCACCAAAAATCGATACAATCAAGATTGATGTTGATAAAATCAAAGTAGTTATTGGTAAAGGTGGTGAAACCATCGATAAAATTATCGAAGAAACTGGTGTTAAAATTGACATTGACGATGAAGGAAATGTTTCAATTTACTCATCAGACCAAGCAGCTATCGACCGTGCCAAAGAAATTATTGCTGGTTTAGTTCGTGAAGCTAAAGTTGGTGAAGTTTACCACGCTAAAGTTGTTCGTATTGAAAAATTCGGTGCTTTTGTTAACCTCTTTGATAAGACAGATGCCCTTGTTCACATTTCAGAAATTGCATGGACACGTACAGCTAACGTTTCTGATGTTCTTGAAGTTGGTGACGAAGTTGATGTTAAAGTTATCAAAGTAGATGACAAAGGACGTGTTGATGCGTCAATGAAAGCTCTTCTTCCACGTCCACCAAGAGCTGAAAAACACGAGAAAGAACACAAGGGTCATTCACCGTTTGGTGGACACTTGCGTGATAACAAAGAAAAACACGATAAAATCGACTAA
- a CDS encoding SseB family protein: MTNLNELDLRLRAFVNAPDNFLDSIALVNALHNIPVLASDQPYALDIEGQKVTPVFSDKEDLENFKEEQDSAKTQNWVERPTLDVLKEVIEKGLTGIVFNLKKSGDFGNSTIFKSSELIQFLNAYTTILNKLVGEENRKADTLDKYYLVPAFVHPRDDKSFDRMFPTMSTPEGKSYVPAFSNLQSFAKWYNHKDFGTPFRNAQGSILTWRLADIYQPGHGENDIDETVGVAINPFDDQQILVDWSEIDEDE, from the coding sequence ATGACAAATTTAAATGAACTTGATTTGCGTTTGCGTGCATTTGTAAACGCACCAGATAATTTTTTAGATAGCATTGCTCTTGTCAATGCTTTGCACAATATTCCTGTTTTGGCGAGTGACCAACCTTACGCTCTTGATATTGAAGGGCAAAAGGTTACGCCTGTCTTTTCTGACAAAGAAGATCTTGAAAATTTCAAAGAAGAACAAGACAGTGCCAAAACTCAAAATTGGGTTGAACGTCCAACTTTGGATGTTTTGAAAGAAGTCATTGAAAAAGGATTGACTGGAATTGTCTTTAACCTTAAAAAATCAGGTGATTTTGGGAATTCAACAATTTTTAAAAGCAGTGAATTAATCCAATTTTTAAATGCTTACACAACTATTTTGAATAAACTTGTGGGTGAGGAAAATCGTAAGGCTGATACTTTAGACAAATATTATCTTGTCCCAGCTTTTGTTCACCCACGTGATGATAAAAGCTTTGACCGTATGTTCCCAACAATGTCTACACCAGAAGGTAAAAGCTATGTCCCAGCCTTTTCAAATCTTCAAAGCTTTGCTAAATGGTATAACCACAAAGATTTTGGAACACCATTTCGCAATGCTCAAGGAAGTATCTTGACATGGCGTTTGGCTGATATTTATCAACCTGGGCACGGTGAAAATGATATTGACGAAACGGTTGGAGTTGCCATTAATCCCTTTGATGACCAACAAATTCTTGTTGATTGGTCTGAAATCGACGAAGACGAATAA
- the cysE gene encoding serine O-acetyltransferase — MGWWKETIDIVKKNDPAARSSLEIILTYPGVKALAAHRISHFLWKHGLKLLARMHSQFWRFWTQIEIHPGAEIAEGVFIDHGSGLVIGETAIVEKGVMLYHGVTLGGTGKDVGKRHPTVREGALVSAHAQVIGPIEIGKNSKVGAAAVVVSDVPADVTVVGVPAKVVRVHGKKDENAIHDLEEHREYYTSKLEAACYESLHSSKL, encoded by the coding sequence ATGGGTTGGTGGAAAGAAACCATTGATATTGTAAAGAAAAATGATCCAGCGGCTCGTAGCTCTCTGGAGATTATACTAACTTACCCTGGTGTCAAAGCCTTGGCTGCACATCGTATCTCACATTTCTTATGGAAACATGGCTTGAAATTATTAGCGCGCATGCATAGCCAATTCTGGCGCTTTTGGACACAAATTGAAATTCACCCAGGAGCTGAAATTGCTGAGGGTGTCTTTATCGACCATGGTTCTGGTCTTGTTATTGGTGAAACAGCTATTGTAGAAAAAGGGGTTATGCTTTATCATGGTGTGACTCTGGGCGGAACTGGTAAGGATGTCGGAAAACGTCATCCAACCGTTCGCGAAGGAGCACTTGTTTCAGCGCACGCACAAGTTATTGGACCAATTGAAATTGGAAAAAATTCCAAAGTTGGAGCGGCAGCTGTCGTTGTATCGGATGTTCCAGCAGATGTAACAGTAGTCGGAGTACCAGCGAAAGTTGTTCGTGTTCATGGTAAAAAAGATGAAAATGCTATTCATGACCTTGAAGAACACCGCGAGTACTATACTTCAAAACTTGAAGCAGCTTGCTACGAAAGTTTACATTCATCAAAACTTTAA
- the cysS gene encoding cysteine--tRNA ligase → MTIKIYDTMTRSLRDFVPITENTVNMYVCGPTVYNYIHIGNARSVVAFDTIRRYFEYRGYKVNYISNFTDVDDKIIKGAAKAGMDTKDFSDKFIAAFMEDVKELGVEPATKNPRVIDYMDEIIAFVKDLVDKGFAYEANGDVYFRVAKSKNYAKLANKTLEDLEVGASGRVDGEGNIKENPLDFALWKAAKLGEVSWKSPWGQGRPGWHIECSVMATSILGDTIDIHGGGADLEFPHHTNEIAQSEAKTGKTFANYWMHNGFVNVDNEKMSKSLGNFVTVHDMLKTVDGQVLRFFLATQQYRKPINFTEKAVHDASVNLKYLKNTFTLPLGKAVDAAELAKFKADFEAAMDDDFNTANGITVAFDMAKWINSGNYDQVTKDTFAKMLAVFGIVFEEEVLDADIEALIEKRQEARANRDFATADAIRDQLAAQGIKLLDTKDGVRWTCD, encoded by the coding sequence ATGACAATTAAAATTTACGATACAATGACCAGAAGTCTTCGTGACTTTGTCCCAATTACTGAAAATACAGTTAACATGTATGTTTGTGGACCGACTGTTTATAACTATATTCACATTGGAAATGCTCGAAGTGTTGTTGCTTTTGACACGATTCGCCGCTATTTTGAATACCGTGGCTACAAAGTAAACTATATTTCTAACTTTACTGACGTTGATGATAAAATCATCAAAGGTGCAGCTAAAGCTGGTATGGACACTAAAGATTTTTCAGATAAATTCATTGCAGCCTTTATGGAAGATGTCAAAGAACTTGGCGTTGAGCCTGCAACAAAAAATCCACGTGTCATTGATTACATGGATGAAATCATTGCTTTTGTTAAAGATTTGGTAGATAAAGGTTTTGCTTATGAAGCAAATGGCGATGTGTATTTCCGCGTGGCTAAAAGCAAAAACTATGCTAAATTAGCAAATAAAACTTTGGAAGACCTTGAAGTTGGTGCCAGCGGTCGTGTTGATGGCGAAGGTAACATCAAAGAAAATCCACTTGATTTTGCCCTTTGGAAAGCGGCTAAGCTGGGTGAAGTTTCTTGGAAAAGCCCTTGGGGACAAGGACGTCCTGGTTGGCACATTGAATGTTCTGTAATGGCGACAAGTATCTTGGGTGATACCATTGATATTCACGGTGGTGGAGCTGATTTGGAATTCCCACACCACACTAATGAAATTGCTCAATCAGAAGCCAAAACTGGAAAAACATTTGCTAATTACTGGATGCACAATGGTTTTGTCAATGTTGACAATGAAAAAATGTCAAAATCTCTTGGCAACTTTGTGACAGTCCACGACATGTTGAAAACTGTTGATGGTCAAGTACTTCGTTTCTTCCTTGCGACTCAACAATATCGCAAACCTATCAACTTTACCGAAAAAGCTGTTCACGATGCATCTGTTAACCTTAAGTATTTGAAAAATACCTTTACCTTGCCACTTGGCAAAGCTGTTGATGCAGCTGAACTTGCAAAATTCAAGGCTGATTTTGAAGCAGCTATGGATGATGATTTCAACACAGCAAATGGTATTACAGTTGCCTTTGACATGGCAAAATGGATTAATTCAGGAAATTATGATCAAGTAACCAAAGATACTTTTGCTAAAATGCTTGCTGTCTTTGGTATTGTCTTTGAAGAAGAAGTACTTGATGCGGATATCGAAGCATTGATTGAAAAACGCCAAGAAGCACGTGCGAATCGCGATTTTGCAACAGCAGATGCGATTCGTGATCAGCTAGCAGCACAAGGTATCAAATTGCTTGATACTAAAGATGGTGTGAGGTGGACATGTGACTAA
- a CDS encoding Mini-ribonuclease 3, translated as MTNVDVNLINGIALAFEGDAIYSTYIRKHLIFQGMTKPNQLHRKATMYVSAKAQAMLINMMLEAQLLTEKEEEIYKRGRNTNSHTKAKNADVVTYRMSTGFEAVMGYLHMTEQIDRLEELIDWCIQAVEKIED; from the coding sequence GTGACTAATGTAGATGTCAATCTTATTAATGGTATTGCTCTTGCTTTTGAAGGAGATGCCATTTATTCGACTTATATTCGTAAACACTTGATTTTTCAAGGTATGACCAAACCTAATCAATTGCACCGTAAAGCAACGATGTATGTTTCAGCCAAAGCTCAAGCAATGCTGATTAATATGATGCTAGAAGCGCAGCTATTGACTGAAAAAGAAGAAGAAATTTATAAACGCGGTCGCAATACAAATAGTCATACCAAAGCCAAAAATGCTGACGTTGTGACTTACCGCATGTCGACAGGTTTTGAAGCTGTCATGGGCTATCTTCACATGACTGAGCAGATTGATCGTCTCGAAGAGCTTATCGACTGGTGCATTCAAGCTGTTGAAAAAATTGAAGATTAA